Genomic window (Daucus carota subsp. sativus chromosome 5, DH1 v3.0, whole genome shotgun sequence):
TAATGCTAAGCTAAAATTCTGTTGTTAACGCAAAATCTCAAAAACTCATCAAATAAATTATGGCTCTGCCTAAAGAACTGACATCTAGCCTGAAAGAAAGTCGATTTCCCCAAAGGACAGGACATTCGGTCCAGTGGTAGTGTGCATTTGAGGAATGTTGTTAGAAACTGTGTCCCCAGCTTGCCATGCATGGTTAAAGTTGGTTTGGTTGTTAAGTGGACCTAGAACAGCAAATATGATCATCTCATTATTTGTGTATTCTGCAGACATGTTCGAGACCTGAAAGCTAAGGTCTCCTGGTTGCATCGAAGGACTATAACTGGAAATCGGTGTCGTGTATGTGGTAATACTTCCATTGCTGTCGTAAAAGGCCACGAGTGCTTGTGATCCCACCATGCCGGTGTCAGTAGGGTTAATTGCCCATGCAATCCATCCACTAGGATCTTGTCCTGCCCGGTATGCGATTGCAACTTTGTTGACAGATGGGAAATAAGTCCAGTGAAGATGAGCATCAAGATGAGGAAGATCGATACAAGAATTGAAATGCTGATGGGATACGAAGGTGTAGTTTGAGCATGGTACTTGAGCATAtgaaaagatgaaaagagaagcAAGAATAGTAAATGTAAAACACGATACTGAGCTTATAACTACCATTAGATATGACCTTGTGATGAGACACTGTTTTTTCGAGGTTGCAAATGCTCTGCTAAGATTTATGTAGAAACAAGATACAGAAAGAACAAGTAGAAGGGCGGAACCCCCAACAATAAAAGAGTTGCAGACAGTTAACAGATAACAAAATCGAAAAATGTATGGCCTGCAGCTATAATTGTTTGTAATCTTCAGAGATCAACAATGTAGTACAAATAGACATTTGGTTCTTCGATTTGTACAAGAAGTatgaataacataaaaaaattggaaattcTTTCCAATTAAAACAAGAATTACCAAAAAGGGaatgaagaaaaaatatatacaatactaATCAGACAAGTGTTGCACTATTTTCCACTAACAGGGAATCTCACATCTTTGAGGAGATGCAGATGGAGTGATAGCTTCAAGAGACTCGATTTCGCTGACAACCTGAGCTTTGTCTGCCTTGAAGTCCTCGTCCTCTGCAGCAGAATGTGCTCACATTAGAATTGCATGATCACTTCGCGTAGGATACGCTGAAATTAGGATATAACTAGATAGAGCAAGAAGATTTATACCTTTATCAAAACAAAAGCTACCAAAGAATCGCAGAAGCTTGCTTTTGTTTGTCACAAGCACATTCACAATCTCAGGGGGCTTGTTTTGATTAGCAGCAAAGAGCTGGTAGCATAAACGATtaagaaaattaagaaaatcTATAACCAGAGAAAGAAAATGACTAAAGACATATATGTACAACTTAAAAAGAGTTCAATTCAGTTTCTTAGAAGATCACCTTGAACACATGAAATGCTTCTATCTGGATCGTCTTGTTTGAATCCTTAAAACACAAATGAGAAAGCTTAAGATCACAAAAAGAGATAGATgatgaatcggagtagataaataaacaaaaagtaAATACCCTGAGAAGGTTCATGAGGATCCTCATGTTGTCTACTGAAGTAACGTACTGTACCATCACTGAAGTATTTGAACGATCTAATAACATCAGTCCCAGAAACTGAAAAGAAGGAAGCTATCAGATATTCGTCAAATGAAATTTGAACCATAAGAAATTACAAAGGGTTACTGAAATAAAAAAGAGGGAACACACTGATAACAGTTTAGTATAACATAAGCCGAATAGCTACAACAACATGTAACCATGCAAAAAAACAGAACATAATATTACCTTCACTGCATTTCTTCTAGTGATGTAGTTAGGAGACTCCAGCAATTCATTGTACTCCTTGAAAAACTGTAATCACAGACAATGTCAGATTTAATAAGATGAAGAATGATTggttaattgactaattatgtCATGCAGACAAATCAGTATGTCGGATCATGAAAGAGCTCATAACACTTGAGTTGCTAAAGGTGAGCCACTTCTAAAGCAGGAAATGAAAAGTACAGAACTCCTGCCATTCATGCAGCAACAATAAACAAAGGGACATGACTTACCCATTCATAGTTTTTCGAAAGAAATTCAGCAACAGTTGATTTGTGCCTTGTCAACAGCTCctataaaatacataaacacAACATTAGATAATACATTATTATATGAATCATAGAAGTATTGGGTAGGACGCAGAGAAAAGTCATCTGCAGATGCAAACCTTGAAAGTTGCTGCTGCATCTGATGCTATTTCAAAATTTGGATTATTTATATAACCAAAGAATTTATTGAAGTGCTCTGAATTCAATACATAGCTGTGATAAGAAGAGAAGTCATTAATATGTTTTGCACTTCTCGAATATCTGGAAAGTAAAGAAATACAATGACCCGTATACACATACCTCGCTACAACCTGATGGCGAATTGAGTCTCTCAGAATTGCGCCATACAATAATGCAATATCATCGTTTTCATAGCTAACCATTCAGGAAAAGAATAACATTAGACATTCAAGGTTACAATATTAACATCAAGTAGCCAGTCAGGAAATCTTTTTTCCATTCTGTACCCcgaaacacaaaaaaaaacctAGATAACACTGAAATTAACCCTTAATAAAAAGAAGTAATCCACTTATAAGCGTTATCTATGTAAAATTAGCACAACAATGGGATGCAATTGACTGCAAATTCGAATGCTGAAATTAATAACATACCCTGATACCAGAATATCAATAAGATCTAAATTCTTCTCCAAGTAATCAGAAGCAAGCACTTTCGAATTGACCTTCTGTCTCTGCAAATTTGCAAGAACATAGGTCGCTTCTTGACGATCCTGCAAAATATGATATCCTTAAGACAGTCAAGGAGACAAGCAATGTATTGAAGATAAAAGTGTGAACATTTCAAAAACCTTTTGTAAGATAAGTGGTTCGGGGAAGGGAGAAGTACCCGCGATGGCGCGACATATCAGATATGAATTTCAGAACTACAAAATAGTTATAAGATTACTCACCCCGGCATCCAGTTTAGGAAGACACACAATTAGAAGGTGCATTGTGTCTTCTTTGAAAAACTCTTCCGTCAATTTTGCACAAGCCTCTGTTGTTGGCTCTGACTGATCACTACCATAGAGTATAGTTCTCATCTCCAGAATGACTTTTTTTACTTCAGACATCTATAAAGAATGAAGATGAGTATAAGGTCTTGGTTTTCAAAATACCGAGGCTAGTAAAACATAAATATACAGCAGTTTTCTGATTCAGAGATCTAATAATGCATTAGCAATCCATAAATTCCTTATGAATTTGATGACTCAATTGAGAATTCAGATTGACCTATCTATCTGTTTGTCGACGTtctaattataatcataaacaAATAAAAGCAACAGTTACATTATATCTGATATGCAGGGAAATACATTATATCTCCATGTCTTGCAGAATCCTATATGAGAAACTTGTTCGGAGATTCATTCTATGATGTATTTACAATTGAAAACTAAAATGTCAACAGGTCATcaaaaagaattaacaaactaaaacaatatatatccaGATGCATAATTTTGAAAGCAAAACATGTCAGCAGATTAAACATCcatacacaaaatcaaaatatcaacagaagaggaaaaaaaaaattaacagatcCCTAACAAACAATAaccattaaattttaaatctcaTCTCCAAATGATTAATTCTGGTTCCGCCATATACATGAAACATAAAAAACCTTGAAGACCACATAAAAAACTTAGAAACAtgaaaacgacacgaaaaaatacatgcatgcaaGTGCATgaatgggaaaaaaaaaaaaaaaaaaaaacctttttgGTATTATTACGAGTAGGGCTGGCGGTGGATTGATCGGTGGCAATGAGGAGATCACGGAGGTGAGAAACAAGCTCCGCCGGAGAGCGGGCCTTTGACGATTTAAATAATCCCTTCATCGCCAAAGAACCACACGAACAACCCGCCGGCTCCGTTTCGTTCTTCGTCTATCCTGCCCTCTCCTCTCCTCTCTTTCTCTCCGATCTTCCTTGttttcttctctcttttttattttcGGGGTTTAAGAGAAAAAAACACAAAGGGGAGGAGCCTCTCTGCTATATATAACCCCACCAACGGTCTATGTTTTTTATGCGaatcatcttttttatttttcatcttggattttacatgtggattttaaattttttttactatttgcTTTTTCTTCACGCGTAGTCGCGTACGTGTGTGTATTAATGTTGTGAAAATATTTttcgatattaatttatatgGCTTAAGTTCCGTTTTAAATGTTGTGTGTACAGTTTTTTAAGTTTGTGTATGCCTTGGGTTCAATTTATGAaaccatatttttttattagttcaaAATTTAAAGTCAAGTTCTATGTAGTGTCATTGTAGTCCTCATTTTATTGGAGTCCTTTAGGTCCatttatattctataaataaaatatctttaaaaCGTGTTATCTTGCAAAACATGTTTCACaaatatcattatcattatttcaataaaatcttACAAATCTCATAAATTTATAAGTACAATCTGTATGTATTGCAACATAAACATGTATGTTCAGCAAACTAAGCacgttttctaaaataatatattttacaatgttCTATATGGGATCTGCaagattttcaataaaatagtgatatttgtagaatatcatttgaaaaaataatatgttttataatattttaagctatattttacttgcagaacatatatGGACTCCAAGACTCCCATGAAATGaggactccatagaacttgactcgttattaaataattttctgCACCATATCGACATTAATCATGTTGATTGTGAGTGTAGTCAGgcctgattttattttattttaatttcaaaattttggatttcTTCATTTTAGATTCTGAATAATGTATTAAAAGATTTagatattttgtaaaaaattctCATTATGGagatatttaaatttagattttgaATAATggattaaaaaatttagatattttgtaaaaaattctCATTCtgagatatttaaataaaaaaattaaataatatttcgaACTCTTATAATAGCATCTctaatgataataaatgatgtgtttCAGAATGCAGCGATTCaacaaatataatcaatatttggAGGATGGTTGTATTTATATACAACAGAATGTTGAGTTGGAgagtttggatttgaattttattcatattataaTGATTTTTAGCTCATGATTTTATGACTGGAAATGCCCTAGTATTCAAttacatttataaattatattaaagtcTAATTTAAAGATCTagacctgacaaaaaaaaattaaagatctAGATACATTTCATAATTTATGCGACGATTTTGAAGAATTTCTACAGATATGGATACACCGTTTCTAGTTGTTTCTAGATCTTTTCTGGCATTCCTTCTCCTATTCTATATGCtgcattatattattttctgtTCGTTCTTGTaggtataatattaataatcaataaGAATTACATACCGGCAGATTGAGTATACTTTGAGGACTTTATCACTAATTGACTACAAATGAAAATCATATCTCACTTTAAAGAATGGAAAAAGTTGCAGTACGAATTGAGAGTCAGCGGACTAGTTTTATAGCTCCCTTGAAAGCCAAGTCAGGTACTGGTTGGTGGCTTGCAAGCCAGAAAATGCACTTAATTAACAGATAAAGCTATTCTGATACATACTTGCAGAGTTGTTAGTAGAACTAAAATGTCGTTACTGttaaagtataagatccataaaggggTCTCTCGAATCCGAGACCTCCCGCCAAACCTCGTTATGATACCATGTAGAGTGACCAATTCTcttaaaacctcaaggtgttagaggaggtccctttatggatcttatactttaaCAGTTACAAGATGAGTTTCGGATCAAATAATCGGATCTTCATAGTTAGTGTACTACTGATGTTCTGCTCTCAGATGACTTGATGATAAAACACGAAAAAACAGGCTAGAACAGGGTGATTTGCAAGCCAAGGCCTTGAACCTGCCTTCTACTTCAAGTGCTTTTCTATTTTTGTACATTTCTCGGTATATATTTACTGGAATTTCCACTTTACAATGTCTAAAACTTTCCAATGATAAAATCTATAAGCATTTCTTCAGCTCTGATAGTTGGCCTATTGGCAGCTCTCGCGTCTAATCATCTTATACCTTTTAGTCCCTTGTTGACGCTCAATGAAATCTATGATTATTCTGATCTCGCTTCCTTCACATCATCCGTTCTGTCGTATCTGAGGCCTGTCAGCCGCAGACACCACCACTGGCATCACGATGatactaaagaaagaacatctGTGTGTGACAATTTTCCACCAAATTTTCCGCCTCCAGATACTAACACCACCTCTACTTTCTGCGTTGATAGTAGAGGCTGCTGTAATTTCACCACAGTACAAGCTGCAGTCAATGCTGTCGCAAATTTTAGCCAGAAAAGAAACATTCTGTGGATAAACTCCGGTATTTATCTGTAAGTTGCCCCCTGATCTTGATCCTATGCATTTTTTTCCAACAGAGTTATGTTAATGTTGTTATTTACCTGGATCATTTTATGTCGTTTAGTGAGAAAATCATAATACcgaaaacaaaaccaaacatcACATTTCAAGGACAAGGATTCACTTCGACAGCAATAGTATGGAATGACACAGCCAATTCCTCAAATGGCACATTTTATAGTGGCTCCGTTCAAGTATTCGGTGCCAATTTCATCGCTAAAAACATAAGCTTTATGGTAAGACAACTGAAGAAAAATTTAGAGAATTGAATTCACCCTACTGTGATATCCAATCTGATAACAGAACTATAAATTCACAGAATGTAGCGCCAATTCCACGGCCAGGTGATGTGGGAGCACAAGCAGTGGCAATAAGAATTTCAGGAGATCAAGCTGCTTTCTGGGGCTGTGGATTCTTCGGAGCCCAAGATACTCTTCATGATGATCGCGGTCGCCATTACTTCAAGGATTGTTATATCCAAGGGTCCATAGACTTCATCTTTGGCAATGCAAAATCATTCTATgaggtaaaaaaaaattctcctaTTTTAATATAGAAATTTGTTGCAggccattttaaaaaaatagcatGTTTTCTAAAACCTTAAGACGTTAAAAGAAGGTCTGAAACGGATAAAAATGCAGAGTTGCCAGTTAACGTCCATGGCTAACCCGGTGCTCCCGGGACAAAAGGTAATCAATGGAGCCGTGACAGCGCAAGGGCGCGCTTCAGCAGACGAAAACAGTGGCTTTGCTTTCGTCAACTGCAGCTTAGGAGGGAGTGGTAGAATCTGGCTTGGTCGAGCATGGCGCCCCTTCTCCAGAGTTGTTTTCGCTTACTCTACCATGTCTGATATCATAGCTCCTGAGGGCTGGAATGACTTCAATGATCCCAACAAAGACCCGTATGACTTTTTAAcgcatttcaatatttttccgAAAAGATATTACAAATTTTATCTTTCCAActagaaattattttttttacgagtttgaaatacatgtaaaaaaaacttaatcgAGACGGTGACTGACCGAACaacgattaatcggcgattaatctcagttaatcaccgacttttagaacacggGTAAGAAGTAGTGACTCGGACTCATGACATAAACGGGGTGAATGCAGGAACATATTCTACGGAGAGTACATGTGCACAGGAGGAGGAGCTAACATGACAATGAGAGCCTCCTATGCGCAGAGGCTCAACGAGACTCAAGCTTCTCCTTTTCTTAATGCTTCCTTCATTGATGCTGATCAGTGGCTTCAACCCTTTTCCTTGTAGTTCTTTAAATCTTTCAtgataagtttttttttgatGCAAAATCTTTCATGATaagttaaaattcaaaattaatttccgAATCTATTCCCGAATATcaatttacatattatttatcaatCAAATTTTAGTAATGAAATATTTGGGAGCTAATTTGAGATTTCTAACGTTTCTCTTTTTCGAAATTATGATGACAATCAAGGAAGCTGCTGCAATCATGAAATCCAGCTAAACACATAATTAAAGTGCAAATATCTCCACTATATTGTTTAACTTTCGAGAACACGTTTTCTGTAAGCTATCCAGATCTTCTCCGTCAGAAAGTGCAATTATAGCTAATTCCCCGCAACggtcaaattttaatatcattacaTACACTTTGACATTTATCCACGCTTTATTAATGCTCAGCAAAAAATTGAATTAACCAGAACCAAAATCGAAATATATTTGCGTACGTGTTTCAGCCGATAACATAACTAAAAATCATGgttgtaaaaagcggaaatCCGACTTAATCGATGAAGTCATGGAATAAGGATTAATCGAAGAATAATTgcattgatcggtgattaatcaaaaattaattagaataatcagatatttaatcagttcggtgaGTTACAGAATAAGAATTAATAGGTGATTAGTcgtcaccgacttttagaacagagctaGTTTGAAAAGACATTATTGAATTGGTATCAGTTGACAATACAACACAATTTGGGTGAAGAGTTATCtaattgaatattatattactaaaatttgATGACAAACGCTACATGAATAGtagtaatcatcaatatacttatataaaggagaagcgagaggcgtgtacgtggcgcctctcacatcgctccgttttatttttctaattttttagagGCGTGTacgtggcgcctctcacatcgctccgttttatttttctaattttttagaatttttggatgaaaaatatcaaaaattaggacaacctttttttagtttcgggtatattagaagcaagtttcagaatctgattttgtttcagattatttatggaatatagtagcttgaaagttttaatctgattttgtttcagattattcaattatgggaaagacagattatttatggaatatagtagcttgaaaattttgatctgattttgttcagattatttaattatgggaaagagtagcaaacaagtctctctccACCTATAAATACTCATATAGAtcgtaggattttggatcatctaaacacaacctcttctctcaataccacaaacctaccaAATGGTTCTCTTACtagatttttaaaggagaagcgaggggcgtgtgtaggtggcgcctctcacatcgctccgttctattttttaattttttgaaatttttgaatgaaaaatatcaaaaattagaaatacctttctcttgctcgtcggaggtgtcgttcttctacaacgataagtgaaggctgttacagtaaaggttgttgcaagcaaatatAGTTATAcaccgttatattggagtcgacaaatctaaacacgggaaaagaatatagtcttgacacgaaaattcaataaattaactgttaatgatgtatgtttgttggttattcttttataatatttgttttgttcgtcggacatgtttgttgttgttaatttttacattatttactttgtatagatgaaaaaattatt
Coding sequences:
- the LOC135152601 gene encoding cytochrome b561 and DOMON domain-containing protein At5g47530-like, which produces MVVISSVSCFTFTILASLFIFSYAQVPCSNYTFVSHQHFNSCIDLPHLDAHLHWTYFPSVNKVAIAYRAGQDPSGWIAWAINPTDTGMVGSQALVAFYDSNGSITTYTTPISSYSPSMQPGDLSFQVSNMSAEYTNNEMIIFAVLGPLNNQTNFNHAWQAGDTVSNNIPQMHTTTGPNVLSFGEIDFLSG
- the LOC108222312 gene encoding putative MO25-like protein At5g47540; translated protein: MKGLFKSSKARSPAELVSHLRDLLIATDQSTASPTRNNTKKMSEVKKVILEMRTILYGSDQSEPTTEACAKLTEEFFKEDTMHLLIVCLPKLDAGDRQEATYVLANLQRQKVNSKVLASDYLEKNLDLIDILVSGYENDDIALLYGAILRDSIRHQVVASYVLNSEHFNKFFGYINNPNFEIASDAAATFKELLTRHKSTVAEFLSKNYEWFFKEYNELLESPNYITRRNAVKFLGLMLLDRSNTSVMVQYVTSVDNMRILMNLLRDSNKTIQIEAFHVFKLFAANQNKPPEIVNVLVTNKSKLLRFFGSFCFDKEDEDFKADKAQVVSEIESLEAITPSASPQRCEIPC
- the LOC108222280 gene encoding probable pectinesterase 8, with translation MIKSISISSALIVGLLAALASNHLIPFSPLLTLNEIYDYSDLASFTSSVLSYLRPVSRRHHHWHHDDTKERTSVCDNFPPNFPPPDTNTTSTFCVDSRGCCNFTTVQAAVNAVANFSQKRNILWINSGIYLEKIIIPKTKPNITFQGQGFTSTAIVWNDTANSSNGTFYSGSVQVFGANFIAKNISFMNVAPIPRPGDVGAQAVAIRISGDQAAFWGCGFFGAQDTLHDDRGRHYFKDCYIQGSIDFIFGNAKSFYESCQLTSMANPVLPGQKVINGAVTAQGRASADENSGFAFVNCSLGGSGRIWLGRAWRPFSRVVFAYSTMSDIIAPEGWNDFNDPNKDPNIFYGEYMCTGGGANMTMRASYAQRLNETQASPFLNASFIDADQWLQPFSL